A section of the Methanofollis sp. UBA420 genome encodes:
- a CDS encoding ferritin family protein, with protein sequence MPDFADPFAGNHMERRLDPGELIRTIRFSIAAEYEAIQLYEQIADSTDDPLVRKVMLDIADEEKEHAGEFLRLLREIAPAEEGFYQHGYKEVEEMIAEVKGGK encoded by the coding sequence ATGCCCGATTTCGCCGATCCCTTTGCCGGGAACCACATGGAACGCCGATTGGACCCGGGAGAATTGATCCGGACAATCCGGTTCTCGATCGCTGCCGAATACGAGGCGATCCAGCTCTACGAACAGATCGCCGACTCGACCGACGACCCACTGGTCCGGAAAGTCATGCTTGATATCGCCGACGAGGAGAAGGAGCATGCAGGCGAGTTTCTGCGCCTCCTCCGCGAGATCGCCCCCGCCGAAGAGGGGTTCTATCAGCACGGCTATAAGGAGGTCGAAGAGATGATCGCCGAGGTAAAGGGCGGAAAGTGA
- a CDS encoding P-II family nitrogen regulator, whose amino-acid sequence MLHDTSADAPLVLMVTIFDRGQDERILHLLTDASVTFNLLALGRGTANSQILSYLGLGETGKTLLFSIMSQKQSKALLERVGNEVGPDKHNRGIVFTLPIGSVYGAPAGAFPQGVSETESGEQVMEQNVQYDLILVVANRGFADVVMEAAKRAGATGGTVVHARGTGAKEMEKFFGVTILPEKDLVLIVTQSEAGRGIMEAVIDEAGPHTDARAVTFSLPVNGVAGLSTAPKDPEVPETEGSKPGDPETEGSKPGDPETESSKPESPEAESSKPSS is encoded by the coding sequence ATGTTGCACGATACATCTGCAGATGCGCCGCTGGTATTGATGGTTACCATCTTCGACCGGGGGCAGGATGAAAGGATACTACACCTGCTTACAGACGCGAGTGTGACATTTAACCTGTTAGCCCTGGGAAGAGGAACAGCCAACTCTCAAATTTTGAGTTACCTTGGTCTGGGCGAAACCGGGAAGACGCTTCTTTTCAGCATAATGTCGCAGAAACAGTCTAAAGCCCTGCTTGAGCGGGTCGGTAACGAGGTGGGTCCGGATAAACACAACCGCGGTATCGTCTTTACGCTGCCTATCGGCAGCGTCTACGGAGCCCCGGCAGGAGCATTCCCTCAGGGCGTATCAGAAACAGAGAGTGGAGAGCAAGTTATGGAGCAAAATGTCCAGTACGATCTGATCCTGGTTGTTGCAAACAGGGGTTTTGCCGACGTTGTAATGGAAGCGGCAAAGCGGGCAGGAGCGACGGGTGGGACCGTCGTCCATGCACGCGGGACCGGCGCGAAAGAGATGGAGAAGTTCTTCGGTGTGACCATCCTGCCTGAAAAGGACCTCGTCCTGATCGTCACGCAAAGCGAAGCCGGGCGCGGCATCATGGAGGCGGTTATTGACGAAGCGGGGCCGCACACCGATGCCAGAGCCGTCACGTTCTCTCTCCCGGTGAACGGTGTTGCCGGGTTGTCCACGGCCCCGAAAGACCCGGAAGTTCCGGAGACTGAAGGATCAAAACCGGGAGATCCGGAGACTGAAGGATCAAAACCGGGAGATCCGGAGACGGAAAGTTCAAAACCGGAAAGTCCGGAGGCAGAAAGTTCAAAGCCGTCGTCGTGA
- a CDS encoding phosphoadenosine phosphosulfate reductase family protein, whose amino-acid sequence MPRLYLGKILLHWCDSCHAPVLSPTCACGAPARPVAVTPPGDARPAFPDDVDRINRIFCEHFGAPLIPEGHIALLNKVPAEDRMDEIVLGGAVVGIVRYLPEERLWEPLPRPAAAAYLRPTKRYVVVDDGAIPSIRDEGASVLAPGLISIDPAVAEGDEVFILTKTGDCIGVGRAKVDAAAAATMERGLVVRTRKNTPSVSVPGRATWEDAVRANEKVLAAAEAASIRFVREVAERNRRQPTISYSGGKDSLATLLIVLKALGPVPLLFADTGLEFPETCENVDAVAKRYNLEVLRVCDEETFWKEFDVNGPPAVDNRWCCKVCKLHPVGRLVSEHWGECLSFIGQRKYESVKRMQSRRVWQNAHVPQQLSAAPIQQWTAMHVWLYIFREKAPYNRLYERGLDRIGCFMCPSSDLATIEIIKDSCPDLWKMWLEKLGGWQEKQGLPRSWIEQGLWRRRGDADEEADSYN is encoded by the coding sequence ATGCCCCGCCTTTATCTCGGTAAAATTCTGCTCCACTGGTGCGATTCCTGCCACGCTCCGGTGCTCTCCCCGACCTGCGCCTGCGGCGCCCCGGCCCGGCCGGTAGCCGTCACGCCGCCGGGAGACGCGCGCCCCGCGTTCCCCGACGACGTCGATCGGATCAACCGTATATTCTGCGAGCACTTCGGGGCGCCGCTGATACCGGAAGGCCACATCGCACTCCTGAACAAAGTCCCCGCCGAGGACCGCATGGACGAGATCGTCCTCGGAGGCGCCGTTGTGGGCATAGTTCGCTACCTCCCAGAAGAGCGGCTCTGGGAACCGCTCCCGCGTCCGGCCGCCGCGGCTTACCTCCGGCCGACAAAGCGCTACGTCGTCGTCGACGACGGCGCGATTCCGTCCATCCGCGATGAGGGAGCAAGCGTCCTTGCACCGGGGCTCATCTCGATCGACCCTGCCGTTGCCGAAGGTGACGAAGTCTTCATCTTGACGAAAACCGGCGATTGCATCGGCGTCGGCAGGGCGAAAGTCGACGCCGCCGCCGCCGCGACGATGGAGCGGGGTCTTGTCGTCCGGACACGAAAGAACACGCCGTCGGTCTCTGTCCCGGGCAGGGCGACATGGGAGGACGCCGTCAGGGCCAACGAGAAGGTACTCGCGGCGGCCGAGGCCGCGAGCATCCGGTTCGTACGGGAGGTCGCCGAACGGAACCGGAGACAGCCCACGATCTCCTACTCCGGCGGAAAAGACAGCCTTGCAACCCTCCTTATCGTCTTAAAAGCACTCGGCCCGGTGCCGCTCCTCTTTGCCGACACGGGGCTTGAGTTCCCCGAGACCTGCGAGAACGTGGATGCGGTGGCGAAACGCTACAACCTCGAGGTTCTTCGGGTCTGCGATGAAGAGACGTTCTGGAAGGAGTTCGACGTGAACGGTCCGCCTGCCGTCGACAACCGCTGGTGTTGCAAAGTCTGCAAACTCCACCCCGTCGGCCGCCTGGTGAGCGAGCACTGGGGCGAGTGCCTCTCGTTCATCGGTCAGCGGAAGTACGAGTCGGTGAAGCGTATGCAGAGCAGGCGGGTCTGGCAGAACGCCCATGTGCCCCAGCAGCTCTCCGCTGCACCCATCCAGCAGTGGACGGCGATGCACGTCTGGCTCTACATCTTCCGCGAGAAGGCCCCCTACAACCGTCTCTACGAGCGGGGGCTCGACCGCATCGGGTGTTTCATGTGCCCCTCAAGCGACCTTGCGACCATCGAGATCATCAAAGACTCCTGTCCCGACCTCTGGAAGATGTGGCTTGAAAAACTCGGGGGCTGGCAGGAGAAACAAGGGCTGCCCCGGAGCTGGATCGAGCAGGGGTTGTGGCGCAGACGGGGAGATGCAGATGAAGAAGCGGATAGTTATAATTGA
- a CDS encoding acyl-CoA synthetase yields the protein EPLNPEVIRVWQEGTGQPIYEGYGQTETVCCIATLPCMAHKPGSMGKPVPGWHIELHDDDGNPVGVGEEGRIAVKLDPRPVGLFMEYLDNPEANRESFQNGFYYTGDKARMDEDGYFWFIGRNDDVIKSSGYRIGPFEVESALMEHPAVQESAVVGSPDLIRGMIVKAFVVLKPGYQPSESLVKELQAYVRNTTAPYKYPRAIEFVPELPKTISGKIQRNILRDRELRKHANGN from the coding sequence GAGCCGCTCAACCCCGAGGTGATCCGCGTCTGGCAGGAGGGCACCGGACAGCCGATCTACGAGGGATACGGCCAGACGGAGACCGTCTGCTGCATCGCCACGCTCCCCTGCATGGCGCATAAGCCCGGCTCCATGGGAAAGCCCGTACCGGGATGGCACATCGAGCTCCACGACGACGACGGGAACCCGGTCGGGGTCGGGGAAGAGGGACGGATTGCCGTCAAACTCGACCCCCGCCCGGTCGGGCTCTTCATGGAGTACCTGGATAACCCCGAAGCGAACCGGGAGTCGTTCCAGAACGGGTTCTACTACACCGGCGACAAGGCACGCATGGACGAAGACGGCTACTTCTGGTTCATCGGGCGCAACGACGACGTCATCAAGTCTTCCGGCTACCGGATCGGACCCTTCGAGGTCGAGAGCGCGCTCATGGAGCACCCGGCCGTTCAGGAGTCGGCGGTCGTCGGGTCGCCGGACCTCATCAGGGGCATGATCGTCAAGGCGTTCGTCGTTCTGAAGCCCGGTTACCAGCCGTCCGAGTCGCTGGTCAAGGAACTCCAGGCCTATGTCCGGAACACCACCGCCCCCTACAAGTACCCGCGAGCAATCGAGTTTGTCCCGGAACTCCCGAAGACCATCTCGGGAAAGATCCAGCGAAACATCCTGCGGGACCGGGAACTGCGGAAGCACGCGAACGGAAACTGA
- the hisH gene encoding imidazole glycerol phosphate synthase subunit HisH, translating into MKKRIVIIDYGLGNLRSVLRGLERAGAAPAITADPGVIAAADGIVLPGVGAFREGMEMLGGLKETVLSAANDTPLLGICLGMQMLMDRSEEHGTHPGLGLVPGDVKRFLPAAGEKVPHMGWNTIHIDHETPLFDGLREEEYVYFVHSYYAAAAPEHTLASTTYIHPFASAVGNGLTYGVQFHPEKSGAVGLRILENFIDLVC; encoded by the coding sequence ATGAAGAAGCGGATAGTTATAATTGATTACGGACTCGGCAACCTCCGGAGCGTCCTCCGGGGCCTTGAGAGGGCCGGAGCGGCGCCGGCAATCACCGCGGACCCCGGGGTGATCGCGGCGGCCGACGGCATCGTCCTCCCCGGCGTAGGGGCGTTCCGGGAAGGGATGGAGATGCTCGGCGGCTTGAAGGAGACCGTCCTTTCCGCCGCGAACGATACCCCGCTTCTCGGCATCTGCCTCGGGATGCAGATGCTCATGGACCGGAGCGAAGAGCACGGCACCCATCCGGGGCTCGGCCTCGTGCCGGGGGACGTAAAGCGGTTTCTCCCGGCCGCCGGGGAGAAGGTCCCCCACATGGGGTGGAACACCATCCACATCGATCACGAGACCCCGCTCTTCGACGGGCTCCGCGAGGAGGAGTATGTCTACTTCGTCCACTCCTACTATGCGGCGGCCGCACCGGAGCATACCCTCGCGAGCACCACCTACATCCACCCCTTCGCTTCCGCCGTCGGGAACGGGCTCACCTACGGGGTCCAGTTCCACCCTGAAAAGAGCGGGGCGGTCGGTCTCCGCATCCTTGAGAACTTCATCGACCTGGTCTGCTGA
- a CDS encoding DUF1538 domain-containing protein — protein sequence MQRALVDKFKESTRSVLPIGIIILLLHFTIAPLPFGTLMLFVPGIVLLILGMSAFTLGADMAVLPMGKLIGAKLTESRNLWLMILVSFLLGVALTLAEPDLQVLTRQVPAVPDLVLVATVAFGVGIFLVLAMLRILFQVKLSHLFVLLYALVFIVAAFTAPEYIGVGFDSGGVTTGPITVPFILALGAGVSAVRAGRSSEEDSFGLCALCSIGPILAVLILGMFYDPTGTGYAFETPATANSMGELVALYIGGLLEFFEEVCVILLPVVVLFGVYQVVNLKLPRSQLIRIGVGLVYILVGLTVFLTGVYIGFMPAGTYLGHAIASLPYNWILVPLGLVIGIFIVAAEPAVHILTKQIEDITSGAISRKIMMLSLSIGVGLALALAMIRILAGIDLWLFLLPGYAVALLLTFFVPQIFTAIAFDSGGVAAGTMAAAFLLPFALGATEVLGGNMLTDAFGIIGMVAMMPLITVQIIGLTYQIKVRRAKAAERKKGGHRNL from the coding sequence ATGCAAAGAGCGCTGGTAGATAAATTTAAAGAATCGACACGGTCGGTTTTGCCGATAGGCATAATTATCCTCCTGCTTCATTTTACCATAGCCCCCCTGCCGTTCGGCACGCTGATGCTCTTTGTACCGGGAATCGTTCTGCTCATCCTGGGCATGAGCGCCTTCACGCTCGGCGCCGATATGGCCGTGCTGCCGATGGGTAAGTTGATAGGTGCGAAACTGACCGAGTCGCGGAACCTGTGGTTGATGATCCTGGTCAGTTTTCTGCTGGGCGTGGCGTTAACGCTGGCGGAGCCCGACCTGCAGGTGTTGACCCGGCAGGTCCCCGCCGTGCCCGATCTTGTCCTCGTAGCCACGGTCGCCTTCGGCGTGGGCATCTTTCTCGTGCTCGCCATGCTGCGGATACTCTTCCAGGTTAAACTCTCGCACCTGTTTGTGCTCCTGTACGCCCTGGTCTTCATCGTGGCCGCGTTCACCGCCCCGGAGTACATCGGCGTGGGGTTTGATTCGGGAGGCGTCACCACGGGCCCCATCACCGTGCCCTTCATCCTCGCATTGGGCGCCGGTGTTTCGGCAGTCCGCGCGGGACGAAGCTCGGAGGAGGACAGCTTCGGCCTGTGCGCCCTCTGCTCGATAGGGCCGATCCTGGCTGTCCTGATCCTGGGGATGTTCTACGACCCCACAGGCACCGGCTACGCCTTTGAGACCCCCGCCACGGCAAACAGCATGGGGGAACTCGTGGCGCTGTATATCGGAGGGCTGCTTGAATTCTTCGAAGAGGTCTGCGTCATCCTGTTGCCCGTCGTCGTGCTCTTCGGCGTATACCAGGTGGTGAACTTAAAGTTGCCCCGGAGCCAGCTGATCCGGATTGGCGTGGGGCTGGTTTACATCCTCGTGGGGCTCACAGTATTCCTGACCGGAGTGTATATCGGCTTCATGCCGGCCGGAACGTATCTGGGCCATGCCATCGCGTCGTTGCCGTACAACTGGATACTGGTCCCGTTAGGTCTGGTCATCGGCATCTTCATCGTTGCTGCGGAGCCTGCCGTGCACATCCTCACCAAACAGATTGAAGATATCACGAGCGGCGCAATTTCAAGGAAGATCATGATGCTGAGCCTCTCCATTGGCGTGGGACTTGCCCTGGCTCTTGCCATGATCCGCATCCTTGCGGGCATCGACCTCTGGCTCTTCCTCCTGCCGGGCTATGCTGTCGCTCTCCTGCTGACGTTCTTTGTGCCCCAGATCTTTACCGCGATTGCGTTCGATTCCGGGGGTGTGGCCGCGGGCACTATGGCGGCGGCATTCCTGCTCCCGTTTGCTCTGGGGGCCACCGAGGTCCTGGGGGGCAACATGCTGACGGATGCTTTCGGCATCATCGGCATGGTGGCCATGATGCCGCTGATAACCGTGCAGATCATAGGATTGACCTACCAGATCAAGGTGCGGAGGGCGAAAGCCGCGGAGAGGAAGAAGGGCGGGCATAGAAACCTTTGA
- a CDS encoding AMP-binding protein — protein MHHIPVSMVRYSVTMPDDLVKKIDRLCDARGVSRSEWLNELCTTHVESASDNDVLQPAILGEIPSKRTLGPNVPDYEAACANFTIDVPAYFNFGYDVIDRWAETDRNKLAMIWVDQAGNEKKYSFRDLKYLSNGAANILLKYGIKKGDRVMLMLPRVPEWWIFVIALIKLGAIYCPCPTMLTPKDIKYRIRAGKFRMIITNCENAGKVDEVADACPLLDTLFLADGEREGWASYPHELEYPAPVSHRTVSMPVAKKTKATDPMLIYFTSGTTGEAKMVLHNQSYALGHVITASFWQDLTPNDLHLTFSDTGWAKCGWGKIFGQWIAGACIFVYDIRGKFSATELLPLMERYEVTSFCAPPTVYRMLILADLDKFDFRNLRHCCSAGEPLNPEV, from the coding sequence ATGCACCACATACCTGTAAGTATGGTGCGATACTCGGTCACGATGCCGGACGACCTCGTGAAGAAGATCGACAGGCTGTGCGATGCCCGAGGGGTTTCCCGGTCGGAATGGCTCAATGAACTCTGCACGACACACGTCGAGAGCGCATCCGATAACGACGTGCTACAGCCCGCCATCCTCGGGGAGATCCCCTCTAAACGAACTTTAGGACCCAATGTTCCCGATTATGAGGCCGCCTGTGCGAACTTTACGATCGACGTCCCGGCATATTTCAACTTCGGCTACGATGTGATCGACCGGTGGGCCGAGACCGACCGGAACAAACTTGCAATGATCTGGGTGGACCAGGCGGGCAACGAGAAGAAATACTCCTTCCGCGACCTCAAGTATCTCTCCAACGGCGCCGCCAACATCCTGTTGAAGTACGGTATCAAGAAGGGCGACCGGGTCATGCTGATGCTCCCGAGGGTCCCGGAATGGTGGATCTTCGTTATCGCGCTCATCAAACTTGGTGCAATATACTGTCCCTGTCCGACGATGCTGACCCCAAAGGACATCAAGTACCGTATCCGGGCCGGAAAGTTCCGGATGATCATCACCAACTGTGAGAACGCCGGAAAGGTCGATGAGGTCGCCGATGCCTGTCCGCTGCTCGATACCCTCTTCCTCGCCGACGGAGAGCGGGAGGGCTGGGCGAGTTATCCGCACGAACTCGAATACCCTGCACCAGTATCGCACCGCACGGTCAGTATGCCGGTCGCAAAAAAGACGAAAGCAACCGACCCGATGCTGATATACTTCACCTCCGGCACCACCGGCGAGGCCAAGATGGTGCTGCACAACCAGAGTTACGCGCTCGGACACGTCATAACCGCCTCATTCTGGCAGGATCTCACGCCCAACGACCTCCACCTGACCTTCTCGGATACCGGGTGGGCGAAGTGCGGCTGGGGCAAGATCTTCGGTCAGTGGATTGCCGGGGCATGTATCTTCGTCTACGATATCCGGGGGAAGTTCAGCGCAACCGAACTCTTGCCGCTGATGGAAAGGTATGAAGTGACCTCGTTCTGCGCACCGCCGACGGTCTACCGGATGCTGATCCTTGCCGACCTCGACAAGTTCGATTTCCGGAACCTCCGGCACTGCTGCAGCGCCGGCGAGCCGCTCAACCCCGAGGTGA
- a CDS encoding pyridoxamine 5'-phosphate oxidase family protein, with amino-acid sequence MNFEECIRFANKNPVAWVATTDGDQPRVRPLQMWFADATGFYFQVWTIKDIYRELTKNPRVEIGFFDPEKEGGTVLRAAGPVEWVDDPALKRRSLEDRPFLVDLGLTPESPELVLFRLAKGEAYTWTQATNLAPKQKIRFGE; translated from the coding sequence ATGAACTTTGAAGAATGCATCCGTTTTGCAAACAAAAATCCGGTCGCCTGGGTGGCGACGACCGACGGAGACCAGCCCCGTGTGCGGCCTCTGCAGATGTGGTTTGCCGATGCGACCGGGTTTTACTTCCAGGTCTGGACGATCAAGGACATCTACCGGGAACTCACGAAGAACCCCCGCGTCGAGATCGGGTTCTTTGACCCTGAAAAAGAAGGGGGAACCGTGCTCCGTGCGGCCGGCCCGGTCGAGTGGGTGGACGACCCCGCCCTGAAACGCCGGTCCCTCGAAGACCGTCCCTTCCTCGTCGATCTCGGCCTGACGCCGGAGAGCCCCGAGCTGGTCCTTTTCCGCCTCGCGAAGGGGGAGGCCTACACCTGGACGCAGGCAACGAACCTGGCGCCGAAACAGAAGATCCGATTCGGAGAGTGA
- a CDS encoding SDR family NAD(P)-dependent oxidoreductase — MTEQTILVTGSTDGIGKAAARLLAEQGHRVLIHGRDPTKGRAVLAELKAATGSDRLSLFIGDLSVQEQVRRLAREVGDAHDRLNVLINNAGVFMPERAVAPGGVEMTVAVNFLAPFLLTHDLRPLLMESAPARVVNVASIAHRSVRSVDWENLPGFQNYDAYDAYAVSKLGAVAFTVQLARRLEGKGVTANSLHPGVTDTKLLRAYTGGRDGGAPPEHGAEVEAYLAVSPDAGRMNGGYFEETRWARPSALALAPGFRERFWEMGRDLTGTGRW; from the coding sequence ATGACGGAGCAGACCATCCTCGTCACGGGCTCGACGGACGGTATCGGGAAGGCGGCCGCGCGCCTCCTCGCCGAGCAGGGCCACCGTGTCCTGATCCACGGCAGGGACCCCACGAAGGGTCGGGCCGTCCTCGCGGAGCTGAAGGCGGCCACCGGGTCCGACCGGTTGAGCCTCTTCATCGGCGACCTCTCGGTGCAGGAACAGGTCCGGCGCCTCGCGCGGGAGGTAGGCGATGCGCATGACCGGCTGAACGTGCTCATCAACAACGCCGGGGTCTTCATGCCGGAGCGGGCGGTTGCACCCGGAGGGGTCGAGATGACGGTTGCCGTGAACTTCCTTGCGCCGTTCCTGCTCACCCACGACCTCCGCCCGCTCTTGATGGAGAGCGCACCGGCGAGGGTCGTCAACGTTGCGTCGATAGCCCACCGGAGCGTGCGGTCGGTCGACTGGGAGAACCTCCCGGGATTTCAGAACTACGACGCCTACGATGCCTATGCCGTATCGAAATTAGGGGCCGTCGCCTTCACCGTCCAGCTCGCCCGGCGCCTCGAAGGGAAGGGGGTGACGGCGAACTCTCTCCACCCGGGGGTGACCGACACGAAACTCCTCCGGGCCTATACGGGCGGCCGGGACGGCGGGGCGCCGCCGGAGCACGGTGCGGAGGTGGAGGCGTACCTCGCCGTCTCACCGGATGCCGGCAGGATGAACGGCGGCTACTTTGAGGAGACCCGGTGGGCCCGTCCGTCGGCCCTCGCCCTCGCTCCCGGGTTCCGGGAGCGGTTCTGGGAGATGGGGCGTGACCTTACCGGAACCGGGCGATGGTGA
- a CDS encoding PAS domain S-box protein gives MRILHVDDEPVILELTQFYLERTGDMKITSCRSAEEALGLLEIEKFDAIISDYEMPGMNGIDLLSRLRSANITIPFVIFTGRGREEVVIEALNKGADFYIQKGGEVRSQFAELRNAIRRAVEKHRFEQDIRESERRISDIFCHLPDATFAVDCSGRVIAWNRAMESMTGIAADDISGTGDHAYALPFYGAPRPLLVDYLLHPGKKVPPSYLLNQRDRDLIIAETAEASLNGERVVLWVKATSLYDKNGTVAGAIESIRDITTQKQTEKALRSAGEYRRTLIEAHIDPLVTIGSDRRISDVNAATEALTGRTRDALIGTEFCTLFTEPGCAESAYREVVADGTIREQALTVRRSDGGIQPVLLYGTVYRGEDGEARGVFAELHEPMPGPESGGICRRMSPSVAELVPRIISASTAAASAEEFLESALDVVRDLLEIEESCLALYDGDGAFNIVERKDPGPFGEILSSFRDFAGSHTMPVTEGRRDGAGNPVLLVPVADPERVLGILCLSVRKPDSPTYGERAALEVSAELIGALLSRMLRVEAAEEARRSAALHLDIIAHDLTNAIFAARGYADILDGMLEGEAGKIAGKTTLAIRKSYDVIRNLDTLKKIRKTRRDTAPLRAVSLDTVLQHEISNFPGIRIDYAGCESVILADELIGEVFWNLLDNSVKHGGREVSIRIGVREEKDRVEVRVEDTGPGIPEEMRRMLSSEVHGHGLCIVRDLVASYGGEIQIEERIPGRSGKGVAVRIVFGRAKAGISSPPAGSSEEETGVPDIRA, from the coding sequence ATGCGTATCCTCCACGTTGACGACGAACCGGTCATCCTTGAACTGACTCAATTCTATCTCGAACGTACCGGAGATATGAAGATCACCTCCTGCAGGTCTGCAGAGGAGGCACTCGGGCTGCTCGAGATCGAGAAATTCGATGCCATCATCTCCGATTACGAGATGCCCGGTATGAACGGGATAGACCTGCTCTCCAGACTGAGAAGCGCCAACATTACGATCCCCTTCGTCATCTTTACCGGCCGGGGGAGAGAGGAAGTGGTGATCGAGGCGCTCAATAAAGGAGCCGACTTTTACATCCAGAAAGGCGGCGAGGTCCGGTCGCAGTTCGCAGAACTGAGAAACGCGATCCGGCGCGCCGTGGAGAAACACCGGTTCGAACAGGACATTCGTGAATCCGAACGCCGGATCTCCGATATCTTCTGTCATCTCCCCGATGCGACCTTTGCCGTTGATTGTTCGGGCAGGGTCATCGCCTGGAACAGGGCGATGGAGAGTATGACCGGCATAGCGGCAGACGACATCTCCGGGACCGGCGATCACGCCTATGCACTTCCCTTTTACGGAGCCCCCAGGCCACTGCTCGTCGACTACCTTCTTCATCCGGGAAAGAAGGTTCCTCCGTCCTACCTGCTCAATCAACGGGACCGAGATCTGATCATCGCAGAGACAGCGGAGGCATCGTTGAATGGGGAGAGAGTCGTTCTCTGGGTCAAGGCGACCTCTCTGTACGACAAAAACGGGACCGTTGCCGGCGCCATCGAGTCGATCAGAGATATCACGACGCAGAAGCAGACAGAGAAAGCCCTCCGGTCAGCCGGGGAATACCGACGTACCCTGATCGAGGCGCATATCGATCCGCTGGTGACCATCGGTTCCGATCGGCGGATCAGCGACGTCAACGCGGCGACCGAGGCGTTGACCGGCCGGACGCGGGATGCCTTGATCGGTACCGAGTTCTGCACTCTCTTCACCGAACCCGGGTGTGCGGAGTCTGCATACCGAGAGGTCGTTGCTGATGGCACGATCCGGGAACAGGCACTTACCGTCAGGCGGAGCGATGGAGGCATACAGCCGGTTCTTCTCTACGGCACGGTCTACCGGGGCGAAGATGGGGAGGCCAGGGGTGTCTTTGCCGAACTCCACGAGCCCATGCCCGGTCCGGAGAGCGGCGGGATCTGCCGCCGCATGAGCCCGTCGGTCGCTGAACTGGTACCGAGAATTATTTCTGCGTCGACGGCAGCCGCCTCAGCCGAAGAATTCCTGGAATCCGCACTCGATGTTGTGCGGGATCTTTTAGAGATCGAAGAGAGTTGTCTCGCGCTCTACGACGGAGACGGCGCGTTCAATATCGTCGAAAGAAAAGATCCAGGCCCTTTTGGCGAGATTCTCTCATCGTTCCGGGATTTTGCGGGATCGCACACCATGCCGGTCACGGAAGGCCGGAGAGACGGGGCGGGGAACCCCGTTCTTCTCGTTCCCGTCGCCGACCCGGAGAGGGTTCTGGGCATCCTCTGTCTCTCCGTGCGGAAACCCGACTCCCCGACATACGGGGAGCGTGCCGCTCTTGAAGTCTCTGCAGAATTGATCGGTGCGCTTCTATCCCGGATGCTTCGGGTCGAGGCGGCAGAAGAGGCGAGGCGTTCCGCTGCCCTCCACCTCGACATCATCGCTCATGACCTCACCAATGCGATCTTTGCCGCGCGCGGGTACGCCGACATCCTCGACGGGATGCTGGAGGGAGAGGCCGGGAAGATAGCGGGGAAAACGACTTTGGCAATCAGGAAGAGTTACGACGTGATCAGGAACCTCGATACGTTAAAAAAGATCCGCAAGACCCGGAGAGACACCGCCCCGCTCCGGGCAGTCTCCCTTGATACCGTGCTTCAACACGAGATCTCGAACTTCCCCGGGATCAGGATAGACTATGCCGGATGCGAGAGCGTCATACTTGCCGACGAACTCATCGGGGAGGTGTTCTGGAACCTTCTTGACAACAGCGTAAAGCATGGAGGGAGGGAGGTCTCCATCCGGATCGGGGTGAGGGAGGAGAAGGACCGGGTGGAGGTCCGTGTCGAGGATACCGGACCGGGGATTCCCGAGGAGATGAGGAGAATGCTCTCTTCAGAAGTTCATGGACACGGACTGTGTATCGTCAGGGATCTGGTTGCTTCATACGGCGGGGAGATCCAGATCGAGGAGCGGATACCGGGGAGATCGGGGAAGGGTGTTGCCGTCAGGATTGTCTTTGGTCGAGCAAAAGCCGGGATTTCCTCCCCTCCAGCAGGATCGTCCGAAGAGGAGACGGGGGTTCCGGATATCCGCGCGTGA